TCTAAGAAATTTTCTTTTTCAGGAATCACTTCGAACTTTATCCCACCATCTCCGTGGAAATTTTTGAAATGAAATTCTCGTGCATATAAAATTTTTTTCGGTATCCCATCTGGAAAAGCAGTGCATGTAAATGTTTTGTCATTTCGATAATGTTTACAAATCCTGCAAAAACAAAAACGAATATCCATAATTACCTCTTTCATACTAATCTATTTGCTGTAAATAGTTACTTCAAGACCTCATTTCCATTTTGCTAGCTCCCCCATGGTTCCTGCTCCCGTTTTTTGATGTTGGCTTCTTGTTGACACTATCTAAACGTTCGTTTAGATAGTGTCAATACACGGAAGGGAAATAAACATGCCTAAAATTATCGGATACTTACGCGTTTCAACGGATACGCAGGATGTAGAGAACCAAAAGCATGAAATAGAAGCATATGCTTCCCGAGAAGGGATGACTGTGGACACCTGGATTCAGGTGGAAATGAGTTCCCGTAGAAGCACCAGGGAACGGAGGTTGGATGAAACCCTTGACCTGCTCAAACGCGGGGATTCACTTATCGTGAGTGAGCTTTCCAGGATCGGGCGCAGTATCCGTGAGAACCTGAATATTTTACACGAGCTTGGGAAAAAAGGAGTGACCACCCACATCGTGAAGCAAGGCCTTCGCACAAATGGAAAGAACGATGTCCTGGCAACCATGCTCCTGGCCAATGTCTCATTCGCAGCTGAATTGGAAAGGGATCTGATTTCGCAGAGGACCAAGGCAGCACTGGCCCGGAAAAAAGCTGAAGGGAAAAAATTGGGTTCGCCCATGCTTGATGAACTTCACGCCCAGCAATCTG
This DNA window, taken from Solidesulfovibrio magneticus RS-1, encodes the following:
- a CDS encoding recombinase family protein, whose translation is MPKIIGYLRVSTDTQDVENQKHEIEAYASREGMTVDTWIQVEMSSRRSTRERRLDETLDLLKRGDSLIVSELSRIGRSIRENLNILHELGKKGVTTHIVKQGLRTNGKNDVLATMLLANVSFAAELERDLISQRTKAALARKKAEGKKLGSPMLDELHAQQSAAAKEFSETIRGELEALIQEGKSQRAIMDSLNEKGIRTIRGNRWSLPYLQATLKRLGLITRRTKT